Proteins encoded in a region of the Balaenoptera ricei isolate mBalRic1 chromosome 19, mBalRic1.hap2, whole genome shotgun sequence genome:
- the CYTH2 gene encoding cytohesin-2 isoform X1 produces MEDGVYEPPDLTPEERMELENIRRRKQELLVEIQRLREELSEAMSEVEGLEANEGSKTLQRNRKMAMGRKKFNMDPKKGIQFLVENELLQNTPEEIARFLYKGEGLNKTAIGDYLGEREELNLAVLHAFVDLHEFTDLNLVQALRQFLWSFRLPGEAQKIDRMMEAFAQRYCLCNPGVFQSTDTCYVLSFAVIMLNTSLHNPNVRDKPGLERFVAMNRGINEGGDLPEELLRNLYDSIRNEPFKIPEDDGNDLTHTFFNPDREGWLLKLGGRVKTWKRRWFILTDNCLYYFEYTTDKEPRGIIPLENLSIREVDDPRKPNCFELYIRNNKGQLIKACKTEADGRVVEGNHMVYRISAPTQEEKDEWIKSIQAAVSVDPFYEMLAARKKRISVKKKQEQP; encoded by the exons ATGGAGGACGGTGTCTATG AACCCCCGGACCTGACTCCAGAGGAGCGGATGGAGCTGGAGAACATCCGGCGGCGGAAGCAGGAGCTGCTGGTGGAGATCCAGCGCTTGCGCGAGGAGCTCAGCGAAGCCATGAGCGAAGTCGAGGGTCTGGAGGCCAATGAGGGCAG CAAGACCTTGCAACGGAATCGGAAGATGGCAATGGGCAGGAAGAAGTTCAATATGGACCCCAAAAAG GGGATCCAGTTCCTGGTGGAGAATGAACTTCTGCAGAACACACCCGAGGAGATCGCCCGCTTCCTGTACAAGGGCGAAGGCCTGAACAAGACGGCCATCGGGGACTACCTGGGGGAGAG GGAAGAGCTGAACCTGGCAGTGCTCCACGCCTTCGTGGATCTGCATGAGTTCACCGACCTCAATCTGGTGCAGGCCCTCAG GCAGTTCCTCTGGAGCTTCCGCCTCCCTGGAGAAGCCCAGAAGATTGACCGGATGATGGAAGCCTTTGCCCAGCGCTACTGCCTATGCAACCCCGGGGTTTTCCAGTCCACAG ACACGTGCTACGTGCTGTCCTTCGCGGTGATCATGCTGAACACCAGCCTTCACAACCCCAACGTCCGGGACAAGCCGGGCCTGGAGCGCTTCGTGGCCATGAACCGGGGCATCAATGAGGGCGGGGACCTGCCTGAGGAGCTGCTCAGG AACCTCTACGACAGCATCCGAAATGAGCCCTTCAAGATTCCTGAGGATGACGGGAATGATCTGACCCACACCTTCTTCAACCCGGACCGGGAGGGCTGGCTTCTTAAGCTGG GGGGCCGGGTGAAGACGTGGAAGCGGCGCTGGTTTATCCTCACGGACAACTGCCTCTACTATTTTGAGTACACGACG GACAAGGAGCCCCGAGGAATCATCCCCCTGGAGAATCTGAGCATCCGCGAGGTGGACGACCCCCGGAAACCA AACTGCTTCGAGCTCTACATCCGCAACAACAAGGGGCAGCTCATCAAAGCCTGCAAGACAGAGGCAGATGGCCGGGTGGTTGAGGGGAACCACATGGTGTACCGGATCTCGGCCCCCACGCAGGAGGAGAAGGACGAGTGGATCAAGTCCATCCA GGCCGCTGTGAGCGTGGACCCGTTCTATGAGATGTTGGCTGCGAGGAAGAAGCGGATTTCTGTCAAGAAGAAGCAGGAGCAGCCCTga
- the CYTH2 gene encoding cytohesin-2 isoform X2, which produces MDPGVRTSRPTATSPRMEAENQGLSFLSKPPDLTPEERMELENIRRRKQELLVEIQRLREELSEAMSEVEGLEANEGSKTLQRNRKMAMGRKKFNMDPKKGIQFLVENELLQNTPEEIARFLYKGEGLNKTAIGDYLGEREELNLAVLHAFVDLHEFTDLNLVQALRQFLWSFRLPGEAQKIDRMMEAFAQRYCLCNPGVFQSTDTCYVLSFAVIMLNTSLHNPNVRDKPGLERFVAMNRGINEGGDLPEELLRNLYDSIRNEPFKIPEDDGNDLTHTFFNPDREGWLLKLGGRVKTWKRRWFILTDNCLYYFEYTTDKEPRGIIPLENLSIREVDDPRKPNCFELYIRNNKGQLIKACKTEADGRVVEGNHMVYRISAPTQEEKDEWIKSIQAAVSVDPFYEMLAARKKRISVKKKQEQP; this is translated from the exons ATGGACCCAGGAGTCCGGACATCCAGACCCACAGCTACCTCGCCAAGAATGGAGGCAGAAAACCAAGGCCTCAGCTTCCTTTCAA AACCCCCGGACCTGACTCCAGAGGAGCGGATGGAGCTGGAGAACATCCGGCGGCGGAAGCAGGAGCTGCTGGTGGAGATCCAGCGCTTGCGCGAGGAGCTCAGCGAAGCCATGAGCGAAGTCGAGGGTCTGGAGGCCAATGAGGGCAG CAAGACCTTGCAACGGAATCGGAAGATGGCAATGGGCAGGAAGAAGTTCAATATGGACCCCAAAAAG GGGATCCAGTTCCTGGTGGAGAATGAACTTCTGCAGAACACACCCGAGGAGATCGCCCGCTTCCTGTACAAGGGCGAAGGCCTGAACAAGACGGCCATCGGGGACTACCTGGGGGAGAG GGAAGAGCTGAACCTGGCAGTGCTCCACGCCTTCGTGGATCTGCATGAGTTCACCGACCTCAATCTGGTGCAGGCCCTCAG GCAGTTCCTCTGGAGCTTCCGCCTCCCTGGAGAAGCCCAGAAGATTGACCGGATGATGGAAGCCTTTGCCCAGCGCTACTGCCTATGCAACCCCGGGGTTTTCCAGTCCACAG ACACGTGCTACGTGCTGTCCTTCGCGGTGATCATGCTGAACACCAGCCTTCACAACCCCAACGTCCGGGACAAGCCGGGCCTGGAGCGCTTCGTGGCCATGAACCGGGGCATCAATGAGGGCGGGGACCTGCCTGAGGAGCTGCTCAGG AACCTCTACGACAGCATCCGAAATGAGCCCTTCAAGATTCCTGAGGATGACGGGAATGATCTGACCCACACCTTCTTCAACCCGGACCGGGAGGGCTGGCTTCTTAAGCTGG GGGGCCGGGTGAAGACGTGGAAGCGGCGCTGGTTTATCCTCACGGACAACTGCCTCTACTATTTTGAGTACACGACG GACAAGGAGCCCCGAGGAATCATCCCCCTGGAGAATCTGAGCATCCGCGAGGTGGACGACCCCCGGAAACCA AACTGCTTCGAGCTCTACATCCGCAACAACAAGGGGCAGCTCATCAAAGCCTGCAAGACAGAGGCAGATGGCCGGGTGGTTGAGGGGAACCACATGGTGTACCGGATCTCGGCCCCCACGCAGGAGGAGAAGGACGAGTGGATCAAGTCCATCCA GGCCGCTGTGAGCGTGGACCCGTTCTATGAGATGTTGGCTGCGAGGAAGAAGCGGATTTCTGTCAAGAAGAAGCAGGAGCAGCCCTga